One Acidobacteriota bacterium DNA window includes the following coding sequences:
- a CDS encoding ATP-binding protein, with protein sequence MYIKSFQLKEIKAFSDVKFDFGKDDQYAGWNVFVGGNASGKSTILKGIALALAGPVEGRVLLPTTQGWLRYSAASGTIDLELVFDKEHDTFKGKGATPIGPFFAGVQWHKPSKEDQLPIFEANKKSRSPLKIAERSLWNTNASGWFCAGYGPMRRLTGTSADAIRFTLAGGVISRFLTLFREDAALTESEEWLKKEHARSLEQGTNSQSAQLLENVTSFLNDGLLPNNMKISKVTVDQVLLSNQEGLELPMRDLSDGFRSVYALLLDLIHSFAEVYGVEGLFTKNPDSPWQINKPGVVLIDEVEAHLHPVWQQTLPEWLKSRFPLVQFIVTTHSPLIVQAASPGGIYVLPLQNEPQRAARRLDDHEYEKIRLGRAEKILLGEAFGLKQTRSTWAKKQIDQWKRLKAKKEAEVELTTAEKSDFERLERDMQLVFEFPENQE encoded by the coding sequence ATGTACATTAAATCGTTCCAACTCAAGGAGATCAAGGCTTTTTCAGATGTCAAATTCGACTTTGGCAAAGATGACCAGTATGCCGGGTGGAATGTCTTCGTCGGTGGGAATGCTTCGGGGAAATCTACCATTTTGAAAGGCATTGCGCTGGCTCTGGCTGGTCCAGTCGAAGGCCGCGTTTTGCTCCCGACGACTCAAGGGTGGCTTCGCTATTCGGCTGCCAGCGGGACAATTGACCTGGAACTGGTTTTTGACAAAGAGCACGATACCTTCAAAGGCAAAGGGGCGACACCGATTGGTCCCTTTTTTGCCGGGGTTCAGTGGCACAAGCCTTCCAAAGAAGATCAACTCCCCATCTTTGAAGCGAATAAAAAAAGCCGGTCCCCGCTGAAGATTGCAGAGCGAAGCCTGTGGAACACCAATGCTTCAGGATGGTTTTGTGCCGGGTATGGGCCAATGCGCCGGTTGACCGGGACTTCGGCAGATGCGATTCGCTTTACACTTGCCGGAGGAGTGATAAGCCGATTTCTGACGCTTTTCCGCGAGGACGCGGCACTCACCGAAAGTGAAGAATGGTTGAAAAAAGAGCACGCTCGTTCCTTGGAACAAGGAACGAATTCGCAATCAGCTCAACTTTTGGAAAATGTGACCAGCTTCCTCAATGATGGGCTTTTACCGAACAACATGAAGATTTCCAAAGTGACGGTTGATCAGGTGCTGCTGTCAAATCAGGAAGGGCTTGAGTTGCCCATGCGTGATTTAAGCGATGGATTTCGGAGCGTATATGCTCTCCTGCTGGACCTGATTCATAGTTTTGCGGAAGTGTATGGCGTTGAAGGACTTTTTACCAAAAACCCTGATTCTCCGTGGCAAATCAACAAACCGGGAGTTGTGTTGATTGATGAGGTAGAAGCCCATCTCCATCCGGTCTGGCAGCAGACACTCCCGGAATGGTTAAAGAGCCGGTTTCCACTGGTTCAATTCATTGTCACGACCCATAGTCCATTGATTGTGCAGGCAGCCAGTCCAGGTGGAATTTATGTTTTGCCGCTCCAAAATGAACCTCAACGGGCAGCTCGGCGACTGGATGATCATGAATATGAAAAAATCAGACTCGGAAGAGCTGAGAAAATCCTGTTAGGTGAAGCCTTTGGTTTGAAACAAACTCGGAGCACCTGGGCCAAAAAACAAATTGACCAGTGGAAACGACTCAAAGCGAAAAAAGAAGCCGAGGTTGAGCTGACCACTGCTGAGAAAAGCGATTTTGAAAGGTTGGAACGTGACATGCAGCTTGTTTTTGAGTTTCCAGAGAACCAGGAGTAG
- a CDS encoding DinB family protein produces MTVKDLEMLFDYGYWANRKLCEVISHLPPGQFTQSVGGSYGSIQNTMTHILSVELGWADRCGGPKRGPRLNPADFPTVESLMERWNKVEASIREFLKGLTDADLTQSVEYPNDRGEQLSMPLGELLQHAANHAVHHRGQVALLLRMLGQSPGNFDILIYFAEKRGVRAW; encoded by the coding sequence ATGACCGTCAAAGATCTCGAAATGTTGTTCGATTATGGTTACTGGGCCAACCGAAAGCTCTGTGAAGTGATTTCACACCTTCCACCTGGGCAATTTACACAATCTGTCGGAGGGAGTTATGGGTCAATCCAGAACACGATGACCCATATTCTGAGTGTTGAACTGGGGTGGGCGGACCGGTGTGGCGGCCCCAAACGCGGCCCGCGCCTGAACCCGGCTGATTTTCCAACAGTTGAATCCCTGATGGAACGTTGGAACAAGGTTGAAGCCAGCATTCGTGAGTTTTTGAAAGGGCTGACCGACGCAGACCTGACCCAGTCTGTTGAATACCCAAATGATCGAGGTGAACAACTATCAATGCCGCTTGGAGAATTGTTGCAACACGCTGCCAACCACGCCGTCCACCATCGCGGACAGGTGGCGCTGTTGCTAAGAATGCTTGGCCAGTCGCCGGGAAATTTCGATATTTTGATTTATTTTGCGGAGAAACGCGGCGTTCGGGCGTGGTGA